The Notolabrus celidotus isolate fNotCel1 chromosome 6, fNotCel1.pri, whole genome shotgun sequence nucleotide sequence TCTTTCAATCCCTTTAACATTAGGTATCACTTCCTTCCTCTGTCCCTTGGCCCTAAGATATAAGTGATGCTTAGCATGTGtcagtctgcacacacacatatgctttCTTTTTGGGTTTGGTGACTTCTACCAACTTGGCATATGACGAAGTCCAGAGTAAAACAGCATATATGATATCTTATTTCAAAACCATAGCGTTATGATAAACACCTAGCATTTTTGATtaattaaagacatttttccaccgcaggaactttaccccggaactagggactttacccctgaactacgtgcatttcgaccggaggaaccagggtctaaatttagttcaggggtagatcatTTTCCCCCCTttaaagcccctgcttggggggtagtacttttcaaagatcctgggactttcggtcgaatgtaacagtgtttgtggaggtaacacagttgttgaaacacagagggagttccttggaatgcatactagtttagttttttattaagatttcaaaatatgatttagtataatttttttttctctatacttcactggcctgatttgcacaatctacccgggacttcagcccgtggtcgaaacgcagacaacaatcggggcacaggaaccttttagttctggggaaagtagttctgggggccaaaagaccccggaactcttggtcgaaatgcacctttacttGTGCTTtcaaatcaagcggcaacctccggtctaaaaaaattagtcaatgcggaagtgttaaaagctgtagttcatcgaggatccgcttgaggctggctccagaagtaccggaagtcacatacacatgaatgggaaaaagacgatctttacagcagaaataaacatgtttacagcctggtacaaaagaccagtgtagtatgaatagctcatttctcgatgtcctctcattgtgaggggggtgaatttttttccaacgctgcactttcgaagatattgagattactagtcttccaatgagaggcagagctgcctgtgggaacactgcagctgttggctagtaggctcaaagcccgcctctttacgtcacactggctcgacagaagcaatatggctgccgctgccgattggcttcaaaacagcgttcagaaacagatgggtgacgtcatattttatacagtctatgtttcaaATACACTACAGTACTGCTCATTTGTTCCACTAATGGTAAGCTATAAAAAACAAGCATTGCTGCTGAACAGTGACGGATTAGCTTCTGTTGGATTGCTTACATTTGAGTAACAAGGATAAATGGGGTGTAACtgttcctttgtttttaaaacaaaagaactgaTCCAACATCTGAAGTACTTGACCCTGTCACTGATCTTTGACAGGCTGTTGAACGTATGTTGTGAGGATCTGGACTCCATGGTTTCATTCGGGTTTCAACTGTACTTTAAACACATTagttgaaataaagaaagtggGCAATCCTGCTTTAATTGAGAGTGAGAATTAGAATAAGTGAATAAATGTAGGTACAAGGCCTATAACCTACAGAATGTTGGTGTAATTGTGCAAATTAAGTTCCACTCATGATTAGAAATTGCCTTTGTTTCACTGTGATCATGAATGGACGGGCACATCTGTATAATTTGCAGTTTTCACTCCTGCTGAGTCACAGAATCACACTGTGGACTAATTCCCAGTAATGCCCGACCAGCACAAGGCTAATCAGTGGGTGCTGTAATTTAAAGATGTCTGCTTTCATATGTCAGCCTCCACCTCCCACATTGGCACACATACATGGGAagcacggacacacacacacactcgctaaAAGGCATTTTGCTAATTACAGCTTAAGTTAAACAGCATTTCCTTATTTAATGTAGGTCCAACCCACTGTGCATTCATCAGTTTCAATTGCagttttaatgtctgtgtttatcATTTTGATGTGTTTTCCGTGCGAGCCAGAATCCTTGCTACAAGAGGGATTTATTCACAGCTCAGCTATCAGCCCTGTGATAAGTGATTGCTATTACTTAGTTGATTAAAGTGTAAAAATGGCTTTCATCTCCCCTAACACGTTACAAAAGGCCAGAAATCAACCAATTACAATTTGTTATTTCTAAAAGAAATCCTTGTCACAAAATGAAATATCACATGTATCATAGGATGTGGTCAAAGTCCAGTGGTTTCATTCATAGTTGTATGAATGTTATTCGATCCAAGGTAAGATATTAATAATGAAAGagggagattaaaaaaagactgtatTACACAATGAGCATCTTTAACACTCAGGCTTGTGAGCAGGGGTCAATTGCTGTGGATGACTTGCAGCAGGGTTTGCTGCTTCGTTGTGCACTGTGTCACTACTAGCTGTGATTTCAAATGTTTGGATTAGTTTAGTCTGATGCAGCACATGCCTTTTACTCTTTGTGCTCTCTCAAAGACCTGACTGTTATCCCTCCTCAGGCAGGACGAGGAGTGAGAATATGAGGGCTGAGGAAggcagaaggtgtgtgtgtgtgtgtgtgtgtgtgtgtgtgtgtgtgtgtgtgtgtgtgtgtgtgtgtgtgtgtgtgtgtgtgtgtgtgtgtgtgtgtgtgtgtgtgtgtgtgtgtgtgtgtgtgtgtgtgtgtgtgtgtgtgtgtgtgtgtgtgtgtgtgtgtgtgtgtgtgtgtgtgttaagaggGGGGGAGTTGAAGGTGCAGTCAGAGCAATGAGTCAGCTTTAGTCACGCTGTGGAGATGGTGATGCAAAGGGAGTgttagagagaggagaggtgagagtGTTTGAGGGATGAGATAGGGCAAGAGAGCAGGCAtggtagatgagtgtgtgtgtgtgtgtttgtgtgtttaaagaggAGAATAGTTTGTGCTGgtggagggagaaggagagaatgacaaaggaaaggaagggagggggctggaggaggaggaggtggaggaggacagagagaagtgaagacagACACTGACTTCTCCTTTTGTTCTGTTGTCTGAAAACGCACACAGCTGCTTCAGAGCAGAGAGTAACACAGCCCTGTGTTACTGTCTTGCAGCAGCTCTGCCAAGTGTCCACGGCGTCAGATGCCACAAACAATGCAATACTACACTGGGCTGATTGTGTTTCAGCACTTGTATTTCTCTGCACATGAAACGTAACACTGTCCACAACTCTCAGGCTGTTGGGGGTGCTTCTGTTGGGGCACTACTGAATGTTCAGTCACGACTTGAGgatgattttaatgtttaacaAGGATCCGCTCCTATAAAATGTTGAGGAGACTGTacaattaattaaaaagtgGCACTTGTGTGTCATGTAAGTCTTTCTGCATTGAAGTTCAGAAAACAGGAAGCTAAATGCACACGTCGTCTATTTGTGTCCACAGCATCTTCAGATGACTGTTCAGGCCCTTCAGGATGAGCTCAGGATCCAGAGGGACCTGAACCAGCTGCTCCAGCAAGACCCGTCTAGCCAAAGCCGGGACCTGGCGCTTTCCTCTGAACCCACAGAGGAGAACTACCGGCGGCTTCAAGCCGAGCACGATAGGCAGGCCAAAGAGCTCTTCCTCCTCAGAAAGACCCTCGAAGAGATGGAGCTGAGGATTGACACGCAGAAGCAAACTCTTGGAGCCAGGGATGAGTCCATCAAGAAGCTGCTGGAGATGCTGCAGAGCAAAGGTAGCTTAGAGCCTCTGGGCACAACGGCACTGAATTCTTTTAAAGCAGGCTGGATGTCGAAGCCAAAGCATAACTGGGCTACAAAACAGTTTCTTACCGTAAAGGAGTTCTGATTATTTTACTAGATGTCAAAGTCAgtcaaaaaaaaacaggaaacccTGCAGAGATAAACCAAACCCTTCTTACAAAAAGATTTGGTTCTCAGAAGGTTATGGTCTCAGGCTGTTACTTCTACTATGTCTCACCCACAGCTCAACCCAAACTCACTCCTCTACTTGACAAATATGGGTTTGGTGCTCCATAAACTAACCACGATGTGTGCTTTAAACCCAAGACTGCTTCTGGGGCTAAGAACATCTGAGGGCTTCATGCACAGACTGTTGCATGGATGTCTCCCAAAATAATTTCATGGTGCAGTCTTGGGGACACAAAGTACCAGAGGTGTCTTAATTATCAAACCAGATACAGGAAATGTGAGAAGAGGCACatttataatataaaaaaagattacAGACACATTTGCAGTTAAATCCAACTCTGAATGCTTTAGCCTCTTGGTTGTTTGTTCTTGCTTTATGTTGGCTGTGGAGGTGAGAACAAACTGCTTTTAGATATTGTTCTCTGGGCTGACAAGTTTTTGTCTGAAGCATAAGATTAAAGGCTATTAATGTTTAGGAACACTTTTACAAGGACTCCAGCTTTAGATTACATaaatatctttatttctattttctctcaGGACCATCTGCCAAAGCGTCAGAGGAGGACCAGGAGCGGACCAGGAGATTGGCTGATGCAGAGATGCACCGGCATCACCTTGAGAGTTTACTGGaccagagagagcgagagattAATGCATTAAGAGAGGTGATGTCAAGTATAACCACAGGAGATATATGATTGgtccattcatttttttctaaaaaaatgaTATTTGCTGTGAATACTGAAAGGCATTTACACCACGTTCTTCTACTTTAAGCCATATTTTTGTTGCATGTTACAAGTTATGCATATTCAAACTAGAACCTTCAACTCCTGTACAACCTTCAACCCATTTAGGACATTACTGCTCTAACTTTTTATACTCGTCTTATTCAAATTTcgccacattttaaaaacttctCCAACCATTTTGAAGCCTTCATAACTCAGTCACAGATTCACATAGAAACTCAATTCAAACAGCAAACTATTACTTCACCATAAGTGGTTTTCCACATTCATCTTCTATcatacataacttaaaaaaaaaagtttttacattttatgcaagtaaaggaaataaagacacaaaaagtaatATAGATTATAATGGAATTGGaattcacagtttgaaaataaataagtaaaaaatctaataataatagcaataataagaatattaaataatacaaaaaaaaggttagactacacattttgtttttgctcttttcCCCTTTATTTGATACATAACTTCTAATTCATCTTTTTCAGCAGGCAGCATTAGCAGTTCAGTGGCAGCTTTTCACAGTAAATTCCATTTCTTTCATACATTTCTTACAAGCATTCACAgaactctttctttttttatctgatgTTACAGGAGCTGCATCGTCGATATGAAGGAACCCCAGAATCGACCAAAACCAAGGCTCTACAGACTGTTATCGACATGAAGGTGAGGATTCTCATTGAGATGTGTGTAAGATTGTGTTAGTGGTGTTTCTGTTTACATATTTACATCCTCTTCATCAACACAAGGATGCAAAAATCATCTCAATGGACCGGAACCTTagagacatggaggaggagctgcTAATGATGAAATCTAATGGACTTCTGAGCTGTGAGGAGCGTCAGGAGGAGATGAAGCAGATGGAGGTGTACCGCAGCCACACCAAGTTCATGAAGAACAAGGTCAGAGATGACAGAAAGCAGAGCTTAAACTTGACTGACCGTCTTTTGTGTTTGGTTTACCCATCAATACAATCTGTGATGCACAATGTAGGCTTTGTTTCATGTCTACCCCTCTTGGCCTGTTCTTTCTTTAGATGGAGCAGGTGAAGCAGGACCTCTCCAGGAAGGACACTGAGCTTCTTGGTTTGCAGACCAAGCTGGAGACGCTCAACAACCAATTCTCGGACAGCAAGCAACATATTGAAGTCCTCAAGGAGTCCCTCACTGCCAAGGAGCAGCGAGCagccatcttacagacagaggTACAGCAGACACAGTTCTTTACACTCTTATAGAGAGGACTTTTGAATAGGTATTCCTCAAAGTTGTATACTAAAAGGAGAGACttgttcctctctgtctcagacTAATACCTATCAAGACAtcaatatgtatttttaaaccttCTCCATGCCAGGTGGATGCCTTACGTCTGCGCTTGGAAGAGAAGGAGGCAACTTTGAATAAGAAGAGCAAGCAGATACAGGAAATGTCAGAGGAGAAAGGCACGCTCAACGGGGAGATCCATGACCTCAAAGACATGCTGGAGGTTAAGGAGCGCAAAGTGAATGTGCTACAGAAGAAGGTGATGTGAACAAAGACCTTGTGatgtcttaaaaaaacaacaacatggctgATGTATTCTGGGACTGATGGTCGATTGTGCTTCCTCTGCAGATTGAGAACCTGCAGGAGCAGCTGAGGGACAAGGAGAAGCAGATGAGCAGCTTGAAGGAGAGAGTGAAGTCTTTGCAGGCGGACACGTCTAACACTGACACAGCTCTCAACACACTGGAGGAGTCTCTTGCAGAAAAGGTGGGGCCATGTCCGTGCAAACAAAGTCACTTCTTGCTACGAGTGGTTGATTTTGGAAGCATGGGTAAATTGTTTTCTTaacctcctctttctcttcaggAGCGCATCATCGAGCGCCTAAAAGAGCAGCGAGACAGAGACGACCGGGAGAAGACGGAGGAGCTTGATTGCAATAAGAAAGAACTAAAGGAGCTGAAGGAGAAGCTGAGCTTACTGCAGGGAGACCTGTCAGACAGAGAGGTGAGAAACGGATACATGAAAATAAGCTAACAGTAAAGACATTCCTGTTTACTGTGATTCTATTAATACAGTGAGACATTATTGCCAGAAACAAGCATCAGGGTTTTTTCCAGAAACACTCACTCTGCGATGAGTCATGGAGGCCTGCGTATTTTCAGTCTCCTCAGTCCCAGGCTCTGATAGATAGATATGCTGGAACAGGTTCATCTATACTTAtctgtgcgtgtgcgtgtgcgtgtgcgtgtgtgtgtgtgcgtgtgtgtgtgcgtgtgtgtgtgtgcgtgtgtgtgtgtgtgcgcgtgtgtgtacATGTACACAGACTTCTCTGTTGGACCTCAAGGAGCATGCCTCATCCCTGGCCTCCTCTGGGCTGAAGAAGGACTCCAAACTCAAGAGTCTGGAGATCTCgttggagaaaaagaaagaggagtgcCTCAAGCTGGAGAACCATCTGAAGAGAGTAAGATCCCTAAATAGAGACATCCTGATCCAACTAAATATTTACTTTATATGATCATCTTATCTAACTTTCCCAAACTGCCaactaaaacaaaatgtataaatgtatttttaactgACAACCTGTCTGTTCTCAGGCTCAGAATGCAGCCATGGAGGCTCAAGCCAACACTGAGATGGCTGAGCGCATTAAGAACCTCGAACAGGAAGTGGCTCGCCACAGAGAGGATTCTGGGAAGGCTCAGGCTGAGGTGGACCGCCTGCTGGAGATCCTTCGGGAAATGGAGAATGAGAAGAATGACAAGGACAAAAAGATCAATGAGCTGGAGAGGTGGGTGGGAACACACATGCTGGCCACTTTGCACCATGTGCTTGGGATTTGCCAGTGTGAGTGTACAGTTTATAATAAATGTTTCTCAGTCTTATGTAAGTGTTATAGCTCCAGAATAAGTAGCATCTTTAAACACAATATACAGATTGTTTTGTGACTGTCTAGCCAATAAGGCTGGTTGGTGCCTTTATGTGGTGTTGACAGCtacactgctctctctctgccgCCTGTTTTCAACCTATCTAGCTTGGCCGTTAACCCCCTGTAGGCCTTCTCCAGCAACATCATGACGCTGTGGAAAGCATTACCAATTACATTCACCACATCAGCTTCCAGAcctgttggaaaaaaaagctAGCAAGAAAAGTCACACAAGTTAGCATTAGCATAGGCAACCACCTTTCAGGAGTGTATCTACAATTGTTTTCTTCTGCCTATACATGTATGTGAGAAACGGTGTGATCTCAATGTCTGGAGATGGTTGTGAGGTCTCCTTCATACCCTGTATCTTCATATTGACTCCTCTTTCTTTGCtgagtctgttttctcttttactgCTTTCTTGTCTTTACATCGGAAATCTGTCACCCCACCAGTTTGGCCACCAGGTTAGTATCtgttctctttgtcttttccCCTACCCCAACATCcttgttttaattttctctccttggtttctctccatctgtACCTCTTCATATTATTTGGTACCAAAAGCAAAAGCCTTGTCCTGACATATTTAACTTAACTCGCACTCATTTAccgttttttattttctttttgtttcgtTTTTTATCCTTGCAGGTCTGTCTTAAGTCTTTCCAAAGCAAGTCTGTAAGACTCGGTTGTAAATGGTATTTGGTTTACCAAGCGTAACTTTCAAGGgatcatgtctttttttttatttgaaaatgatttttgtTTGCTCCTTCACACCATATGTATGAACAGTGAATTTGTTTCGTTgccatgtgtttattttagagACAACCTATTCATCCACACTGTCCTAGATTACTCCTACacttaatacaaataataaataacatctACATTTTAGATGATATTTGCACAACATATAACTTCTCCCATGTATCACTTGATGTCTCTGTAGGCAAACGAAGGACCAGACAAAAAAAGTGGCGTCTCTGAAGCACAAGGAGCAGGTGGAGAAGAGTAGGAACGCTCGACTCATGGATGAggccaggaagagagaggacaaCATGTCTGAGAGCTCCCAGCAGGTGAAGGTGAGACAAATTCACATGTTGCAATGGTGATTCCGCTAGTTCAGAATCTAACAAACCCTCATTTGCTCTCACACTGCTCCTGCTCTTAAGGACACCATGCGTCTGAAGTCGGAGCGTatagaggagctggaggaggcccTGAGAGAGAGTGTTCAGATCACTgcggagagagagatggtactGGCACAGGAGGAGGCTGCCCGGtccctgcaggagaaacaggTACACAAACGTCTTCctaaactcaaacacactccaACTTCAAAGCATTAATATTAACAAAGGATCACTCCTGCAGTACGTGCGTTTCTAACCACAGTTAAACATGAATCGCTCCTTCGTAGAGactcttttcttcctcatctttttttttaaagaatattttatttagcttttcaaatttaaacacaaacagaaaatagacttatacaaaggacagaaaagaagagaaggaagcctACTGTATGAGAGGAGTtaatattacaaaataaaaacagacagtaagTAGTTCCAAAATAACGATAaagaatagaaaaacaaaacaaaattataattaataattgaaattaaataaaggTTACAAAAATGAATCTTCACCTCAAAGGTGATATTCAAGACATTCTCAATACAATTTTGTTATACAGTGGCACAGTCCATCATGTGAGATGGCAGGTTCTCCATGTAGTCCAGATAGGGTTGCCATATCTTATGAAATGTTTTACTCCTATTTCTCAGGCTTTAAGTTATTTTCTCTAGCGGGACACATTTATTAATTTCAGAGAGCCAGAGTGCGACAGGAATGTCAacatttgatttccattttaagGCAATACATTTTTTGGCAATGATCAACAAGATTTCTATAAGC carries:
- the LOC117814281 gene encoding ELKS/Rab6-interacting/CAST family member 1-like isoform X1 — encoded protein: MYGSARSVGRGDANHSGGRDGGSTGNQGSGRSPRLPRSPRMGHRRTNSTGGSGGGPGGAGGKTLSMENIQSLNAAYATSGPMYLSDNEVAIAGDHLPKSGGTVTTMGRQRVTYGSRGSNSGVVAASTPNISTSVPANAILPAGMMAGDALAFGDHHMASTVPHSLRQARDNTILDLQAQLKEVLRENELLLREVEVKESKLSSSMNSIKTFWSPELKKERALRKDEVSKITVWKEQYRVIQDEAQHLQMTVQALQDELRIQRDLNQLLQQDPSSQSRDLALSSEPTEENYRRLQAEHDRQAKELFLLRKTLEEMELRIDTQKQTLGARDESIKKLLEMLQSKGPSAKASEEDQERTRRLADAEMHRHHLESLLDQREREINALREELHRRYEGTPESTKTKALQTVIDMKDAKIISMDRNLRDMEEELLMMKSNGLLSCEERQEEMKQMEVYRSHTKFMKNKMEQVKQDLSRKDTELLGLQTKLETLNNQFSDSKQHIEVLKESLTAKEQRAAILQTEVDALRLRLEEKEATLNKKSKQIQEMSEEKGTLNGEIHDLKDMLEVKERKVNVLQKKIENLQEQLRDKEKQMSSLKERVKSLQADTSNTDTALNTLEESLAEKERIIERLKEQRDRDDREKTEELDCNKKELKELKEKLSLLQGDLSDRETSLLDLKEHASSLASSGLKKDSKLKSLEISLEKKKEECLKLENHLKRAQNAAMEAQANTEMAERIKNLEQEVARHREDSGKAQAEVDRLLEILREMENEKNDKDKKINELERQTKDQTKKVASLKHKEQVEKSRNARLMDEARKREDNMSESSQQVKDTMRLKSERIEELEEALRESVQITAEREMVLAQEEAARSLQEKQMEELLGAMEKVKQELESMRAKLASTQQSLCEKEAHLSTLRAERRKHLEEVLEMKQEALLAAISEKDANIALLELSSSKKKKTQDEVALLKREKDRLVQQLKQQTQNRMKLMADNYEDDHLKTAPDHTNHKPSPDQMIPPLIALSQNRSKLKLYIAHLTDLCHDRDPSILSQLTPPSHYHHSDPEDWEEEVQKMSVEQLERELEVCEKESGELQEYANSVLQQIADYCPDILEQVVNALEESC
- the LOC117814281 gene encoding ELKS/Rab6-interacting/CAST family member 1-like isoform X2 encodes the protein MYGSARSVGRGDANHSGGRDGGSTGNQGSGRSPRLPRSPRMGHRRTNSTGGSGGGPGGAGGKTLSMENIQSLNAAYATSGPMYLSDNEVAIAGDHLPKSGGTVTTMGRQRVTYGSRGSNSGVVAASTPNISTSVPANAILPAGMMAGDALAFGDHHMASTVPHSLRQARDNTILDLQAQLKEVLRENELLLREVEVKESKLSSSMNSIKTFWSPELKKERALRKDEVSKITVWKEQYRVIQDEAQHLQMTVQALQDELRIQRDLNQLLQQDPSSQSRDLALSSEPTEENYRRLQAEHDRQAKELFLLRKTLEEMELRIDTQKQTLGARDESIKKLLEMLQSKGPSAKASEEDQERTRRLADAEMHRHHLESLLDQREREINALREELHRRYEGTPESTKTKALQTVIDMKDAKIISMDRNLRDMEEELLMMKSNGLLSCEERQEEMKQMEVYRSHTKFMKNKMEQVKQDLSRKDTELLGLQTKLETLNNQFSDSKQHIEVLKESLTAKEQRAAILQTEVDALRLRLEEKEATLNKKSKQIQEMSEEKGTLNGEIHDLKDMLEVKERKVNVLQKKIENLQEQLRDKEKQMSSLKERVKSLQADTSNTDTALNTLEESLAEKERIIERLKEQRDRDDREKTEELDCNKKELKELKEKLSLLQGDLSDRETSLLDLKEHASSLASSGLKKDSKLKSLEISLEKKKEECLKLENHLKRAQNAAMEAQANTEMAERIKNLEQEVARHREDSGKAQAEVDRLLEILREMENEKNDKDKKINELERQTKDQTKKVASLKHKEQVEKSRNARLMDEARKREDNMSESSQQDTMRLKSERIEELEEALRESVQITAEREMVLAQEEAARSLQEKQMEELLGAMEKVKQELESMRAKLASTQQSLCEKEAHLSTLRAERRKHLEEVLEMKQEALLAAISEKDANIALLELSSSKKKKTQDEVALLKREKDRLVQQLKQQTQNRMKLMADNYEDDHLKTAPDHTNHKPSPDQMIPPLIALSQNRSKLKLYIAHLTDLCHDRDPSILSQLTPPSHYHHSDPEDWEEEVQKMSVEQLERELEVCEKESGELQEYANSVLQQIADYCPDILEQVVNALEESC